A genomic region of SAR202 cluster bacterium contains the following coding sequences:
- a CDS encoding SDR family oxidoreductase, producing the protein MAMLDAILRKTPLSEDSMPNDFRLDGHVAIVTGAAQGIGKGIALVLAEAGASIVIGDLQDAKGTVKEITSVGGKAVSTVMDVSRSRDADALVALAMKEFGRLDILVNNAGIDAPVGNSWDLPDSEWQRVIDVNLNGAFYCSRAALKPMLAAGHGGIVNISSQAARVAGSKRGSPAYNASKAGLLGLTVAMSAQVADRGVRVNAIMPALIESRDFGWTPEERATRIAEYPLGIGSIRDVGQAVLYLASPAARWVSGTALHVTGGYQRPGPWY; encoded by the coding sequence ATGGCTATGCTTGATGCCATCTTGCGCAAAACCCCTCTAAGCGAGGACTCTATGCCAAACGATTTTCGACTCGACGGCCACGTCGCCATCGTCACCGGCGCGGCCCAGGGCATCGGAAAGGGCATCGCCCTGGTGCTGGCCGAGGCTGGCGCCTCCATCGTCATCGGCGACCTCCAGGACGCCAAGGGCACCGTCAAAGAGATAACCTCCGTCGGCGGCAAGGCCGTCAGCACAGTCATGGACGTCAGCCGCTCCCGCGACGCCGACGCCCTGGTGGCCCTAGCCATGAAAGAGTTTGGCCGCCTCGACATCCTGGTCAACAACGCGGGTATCGACGCCCCCGTGGGCAATTCCTGGGACCTCCCCGATTCCGAGTGGCAGCGCGTCATTGACGTCAACCTCAACGGCGCCTTCTACTGCTCCCGCGCCGCTCTCAAGCCTATGCTGGCAGCGGGACATGGCGGCATCGTCAACATAAGCTCCCAGGCCGCGCGAGTCGCCGGCAGCAAAAGGGGCTCGCCGGCCTACAACGCCTCCAAGGCCGGGCTCCTGGGCCTGACGGTAGCCATGTCCGCCCAGGTGGCAGATCGGGGCGTCCGGGTCAACGCCATCATGCCCGCCCTTATCGAATCGCGCGACTTCGGCTGGACGCCTGAAGAGCGGGCGACGCGCATCGCCGAATACCCCCTGGGCATCGGCTCCATTCGAGATGTTGGACAAGCCGTGCTTTATCTAGCCAGCCCCGCCGCGCGCTGGGTCTCCGGCACCGCCCTCCACGTCACCGGCGGATACCAGCGCCCCGGCCCCTGGTATTAG
- the secF gene encoding protein translocase subunit SecF, whose amino-acid sequence MRSPRTRSGGREINVDIVGKRGWYFLLSALVIVPGIVSLLIPPPLKAGIDFSSGSAFDVTFPAEVAVEDVRGALGTAGHENARVQQIDFNEVFVRTKELREGDRQRIEEAFQARLGDKGTFSSIDTVSAEVAGATVRNAIIAVVLSTIAILFFIWWAFRNVPGSYRYGIAAILAVIHDVLVILGVFSILGKVMDTEVNAMFVVGVLAVVGYSVNNTIVIFDRIRENVARDVNRPFAETVNISILESVGRTMGSSMTTLVALVAIMVFTGSTLREFLLVFLIGLVAGTYSAIFIASQFLVLWEQGEVGRAFRFLRPRRARAAAASQKA is encoded by the coding sequence ATCCGCAGTCCCCGTACCCGCTCAGGGGGGAGAGAGATAAACGTGGATATAGTCGGCAAGCGAGGCTGGTACTTTCTGCTGTCCGCGCTGGTCATAGTGCCGGGCATCGTATCGTTGTTGATACCTCCGCCGCTGAAGGCAGGTATAGACTTTTCCAGCGGTTCGGCCTTCGATGTCACCTTTCCAGCGGAGGTGGCAGTGGAGGACGTGCGGGGCGCCCTGGGGACGGCAGGTCATGAAAATGCGCGGGTCCAGCAAATTGACTTCAACGAGGTCTTTGTCCGGACCAAGGAGCTGAGGGAAGGCGACCGACAGAGGATAGAAGAGGCCTTTCAAGCAAGGCTCGGCGATAAGGGCACGTTCTCCAGCATCGACACAGTATCGGCGGAGGTGGCCGGAGCCACTGTGCGGAACGCTATCATTGCCGTTGTCCTGTCCACCATAGCCATCCTGTTCTTTATCTGGTGGGCCTTCCGCAACGTGCCGGGGTCCTATCGCTACGGGATAGCAGCAATACTGGCGGTAATCCATGACGTGCTGGTAATCCTGGGGGTCTTCTCCATATTGGGGAAGGTGATGGATACCGAGGTTAACGCCATGTTCGTGGTGGGAGTGCTGGCAGTGGTGGGCTACAGCGTGAACAACACCATAGTGATATTCGATCGGATCAGGGAGAACGTAGCCAGGGACGTGAACCGTCCCTTTGCCGAGACCGTAAACATAAGCATTCTTGAATCGGTGGGCAGGACCATGGGCAGCAGCATGACCACGCTCGTTGCCCTGGTGGCTATCATGGTCTTTACCGGTTCGACCCTGAGGGAGTTCTTGCTGGTGTTCCTCATCGGCCTGGTGGCGGGCACATACAGCGCCATATTCATCGCCAGCCAGTTCCTGGTGCTATGGGAGCAAGGAGAGGTGGGCAGGGCGTTCCGCTTCTTGCGGCCCCGGCGGGCGCGGGCTGCGGCGGCTTCGCAAAAAGCGTAG
- a CDS encoding LLM class F420-dependent oxidoreductase: MKFGVNVTTFKPDLDVADVARRVEELGFESFWLPEHILYPVQPKSAYYGASDGKIPSIMEEFMDPYVGLARASAVTKHVLLGTSISLVPEHNPLVLAKRISTLDYFSRGRFLFGMGTGWLQEEGEIMKVDWEHRWAQTRECILVLKELWTKEAAEFHGKYYNFPPVRMYPKPFSRPHPPMIMGGTAKNVFKRVAALCDGWMPSHATPEMIRDGKAEIERECKAIGRNPSTVEITAFGPGLDIGQTEEFEKAGAKRMVVRLEPPTGRKEGFKELEEYARKLKKHLKN; this comes from the coding sequence ATGAAATTTGGCGTCAATGTCACAACGTTCAAACCAGACCTCGACGTTGCCGATGTCGCACGGCGGGTTGAGGAATTGGGGTTCGAGTCCTTCTGGCTGCCGGAGCACATTCTGTATCCTGTGCAGCCCAAGTCGGCGTACTACGGGGCGTCGGACGGGAAGATACCGTCGATTATGGAAGAGTTTATGGACCCGTACGTGGGGCTGGCGAGGGCGTCTGCGGTAACGAAGCACGTTTTGCTTGGAACCAGCATTTCGTTGGTGCCGGAACACAACCCGCTGGTACTGGCGAAGAGAATATCGACGCTGGACTACTTCTCTCGGGGGCGGTTTCTGTTCGGGATGGGCACGGGTTGGCTTCAGGAGGAAGGAGAGATTATGAAGGTGGACTGGGAGCATCGATGGGCACAGACTCGCGAGTGCATCCTGGTGCTGAAGGAGCTGTGGACCAAGGAGGCGGCGGAGTTCCACGGCAAGTACTACAACTTCCCGCCTGTAAGGATGTACCCCAAGCCCTTCTCTCGTCCGCACCCGCCCATGATTATGGGAGGCACGGCCAAGAACGTGTTTAAGCGCGTCGCGGCCCTGTGCGACGGGTGGATGCCTTCCCACGCCACGCCGGAGATGATTAGGGATGGGAAGGCGGAGATAGAGAGGGAGTGCAAGGCGATAGGCAGGAACCCGTCGACGGTGGAGATTACGGCCTTCGGGCCGGGGTTGGACATCGGCCAGACGGAGGAGTTCGAGAAGGCGGGGGCGAAGCGGATGGTGGTGCGCCTGGAGCCGCCGACGGGGAGGAAGGAGGGGTTTAAGGAGCTGGAGGAGTACGCGAGGAAGCTAAAGAAGCATTTGAAGAATTAA
- a CDS encoding VOC family protein — translation MAQYKGLSHIHIAVEDLKRSIKFYERAFGLKEQFWDGPSMVFLSTPGGSDLITLRQAEKGEAVGPGGVGHFGFGLKDKSKLDEAVADVVKAGGKLVQRGEHQPGHPYAYVKDPDGYLIEL, via the coding sequence ATGGCGCAATATAAGGGACTGAGCCATATACACATAGCGGTTGAAGACCTGAAGCGCTCCATCAAGTTCTATGAGCGAGCCTTTGGCCTGAAGGAGCAGTTTTGGGACGGCCCTAGCATGGTCTTTTTGAGCACGCCGGGCGGTTCAGATCTTATTACGCTGAGGCAGGCAGAGAAGGGGGAAGCGGTAGGGCCTGGGGGCGTGGGGCATTTTGGTTTTGGGCTGAAGGACAAATCAAAATTGGACGAAGCGGTGGCGGATGTGGTAAAAGCAGGCGGCAAACTTGTCCAGCGAGGCGAGCACCAGCCCGGCCACCCTTACGCCTATGTGAAGGACCCTGACGGATATTTGATTGAGCTTTAG
- a CDS encoding polysaccharide deacetylase: MTLPPNMYDYLPIVDRPHIEWPKKAKIAFWVVPNVEHYEYTVDLVSARNPWPRTPHPDVQQYAYRDYGNRVGFWRMLEPMDKYKIRCTVSLNMAVLEHFPEVGKAMVERNWDFMSHGIYNTRYIGTHTSVAEEREFYKDNIRTLKKHTGKQLKGMLSPAISGSEHTPDLMAEAGLIYYTDWMHDDQPVPLKVKKGKLVSVPYSVELNDHIIFTNHYEGEYFVQTCKDQFDRLYKDADRYGGMVLCIPLHPFLIGQPHRVKYLEETFDYIMSHDGVWQCTADEIAEHFIENYYDEFVNRAARYGDGEPARQAQSRPRAGARKGGRHAR; the protein is encoded by the coding sequence ATGACGCTGCCGCCGAATATGTATGATTATCTGCCTATCGTGGATAGGCCGCACATAGAGTGGCCGAAGAAGGCGAAGATAGCCTTCTGGGTGGTGCCTAACGTGGAGCACTACGAGTACACGGTGGACCTGGTGTCGGCGCGGAACCCGTGGCCCAGGACGCCGCACCCGGACGTGCAGCAGTACGCCTACCGAGACTACGGGAACAGGGTGGGGTTCTGGCGGATGCTGGAGCCTATGGATAAGTACAAGATCCGATGCACCGTTTCGCTGAATATGGCCGTGCTGGAACACTTCCCCGAGGTGGGGAAAGCGATGGTGGAGCGGAACTGGGACTTCATGTCCCATGGCATCTATAACACCCGATACATAGGCACCCACACCTCGGTGGCGGAGGAGCGGGAGTTTTACAAGGACAACATTCGCACGCTGAAGAAGCACACGGGGAAGCAGTTGAAAGGCATGCTCAGTCCAGCGATATCGGGGTCGGAGCACACGCCGGACCTAATGGCGGAAGCTGGGCTTATCTACTACACGGACTGGATGCATGACGACCAGCCGGTGCCGCTGAAGGTGAAGAAGGGCAAGCTGGTGTCGGTGCCGTACTCGGTGGAGCTGAACGATCACATCATCTTCACTAACCACTACGAGGGCGAGTACTTTGTCCAGACGTGCAAAGACCAATTCGACCGGTTGTACAAAGACGCGGACCGCTACGGCGGCATGGTGTTGTGCATACCCTTGCACCCCTTCCTCATCGGCCAGCCGCATCGTGTGAAATACCTGGAGGAGACCTTCGATTACATCATGTCCCACGACGGCGTGTGGCAATGCACTGCCGACGAAATCGCCGAGCATTTCATCGAGAATTATTACGATGAGTTCGTGAACCGGGCGGCCAGGTACGGCGATGGTGAGCCCGCTCGACAGGCTCAGAGCAGGCCCAGGGCCGGGGCCAGAAAGGGGGGCCGCCATGCCCGCTAA